In Trichocoleus desertorum NBK24, the following are encoded in one genomic region:
- a CDS encoding ABC transporter permease, whose translation MNLGEFWSRYAGEIIQRTLEHMQMVGIALAITILFGIPLGVLVTRKPHLGKPILGFANVVQTIPSLALFGFLIPVPILGGIGVQTAILALILYSLLPIIRSTYTGIVSVDPAIREAGVGMGMTDWQLLWQVELPLSSSFILSGIRVATVIGIGLATIAAAVGAGGLGVFIFRGVAVVDNQLILAGAIPAAVLALLADFGFGWIEQRLTLKGSR comes from the coding sequence ATGAATTTGGGCGAGTTTTGGAGCCGTTACGCAGGTGAAATTATTCAACGCACGCTAGAGCATATGCAGATGGTGGGGATTGCCTTGGCGATCACGATTCTGTTTGGCATTCCTCTAGGGGTTCTCGTCACTCGTAAGCCGCACCTTGGTAAGCCCATTCTGGGTTTTGCGAATGTGGTGCAAACCATTCCTAGTTTGGCGCTATTCGGCTTTTTGATCCCGGTACCAATTTTGGGTGGGATCGGCGTTCAGACTGCAATCTTGGCGTTAATCCTTTACTCGCTGCTACCCATTATTCGTAGCACTTACACCGGGATCGTCAGTGTTGATCCAGCGATTCGGGAGGCAGGAGTGGGGATGGGGATGACAGATTGGCAATTGTTGTGGCAGGTGGAACTGCCATTGTCATCGAGTTTTATTTTGTCTGGGATTCGAGTTGCAACCGTGATTGGAATTGGATTAGCAACGATCGCGGCGGCAGTGGGTGCAGGAGGATTGGGGGTCTTTATCTTTCGGGGTGTGGCGGTAGTAGATAATCAACTCATTCTGGCAGGAGCAATTCCAGCGGCAGTGCTGGCGCTATTGGCAGATTTTGGTTTCGGCTGGATTGAGCAACGGCTAACGCTAAAGGGTTCCCGATGA
- a CDS encoding LuxR C-terminal-related transcriptional regulator: MGKSPQNFFQAIADARDEAELRLLFMKEAGKYFGAECWGLCLLNERSQAAEVDIQGGPNVDAFVQRYEKIGRSTDPVLRYVFEHHAPTHEGVVFAGNDWKESELYQNCYAYYDQEHVMMGPIVNYGRLIGGAYFTRASDAPAFNLQDLASLSGLCLHLSARLAVFRPQTFPRLQPSISDRLTEREQQIAELVAQGLTNAEIGEKLWITQNTVKQALKRMFRKLNVSTRTEMVARLGDSLNSS, translated from the coding sequence ATGGGCAAATCTCCACAGAACTTTTTCCAAGCGATCGCCGATGCCCGTGACGAAGCAGAACTCCGCCTGCTGTTTATGAAAGAGGCGGGGAAGTACTTTGGGGCCGAATGTTGGGGCCTGTGCCTGCTGAATGAGCGATCGCAAGCAGCAGAAGTAGATATTCAAGGCGGCCCGAATGTGGATGCCTTTGTGCAGCGCTACGAGAAAATCGGTCGTAGCACTGATCCCGTGTTGCGTTACGTGTTTGAGCACCATGCCCCGACTCATGAGGGAGTGGTGTTTGCAGGCAACGATTGGAAAGAATCGGAGCTGTACCAAAATTGCTACGCCTACTACGACCAAGAGCACGTAATGATGGGGCCGATCGTCAATTATGGCCGCTTGATCGGTGGTGCTTACTTTACTCGCGCTAGTGATGCTCCGGCATTTAACTTGCAAGATTTGGCGAGTTTGAGTGGTCTATGTTTGCATCTCTCAGCTCGCTTGGCTGTTTTCCGACCTCAAACATTCCCTCGGTTACAGCCCAGCATTAGCGATCGCCTCACCGAGCGCGAGCAACAAATTGCAGAACTAGTGGCTCAAGGACTCACCAACGCAGAAATTGGCGAGAAGCTTTGGATTACTCAGAACACTGTAAAACAAGCACTGAAACGCATGTTCCGTAAGCTCAACGTCTCCACCCGTACCGAAATGGTAGCTCGCCTAGGAGATAGCCTCAATTCTAGCTAG
- a CDS encoding ABC transporter ATP-binding protein: protein MPEVSEVAVKFWDVTYRLRQRALVSQLNLEVPRGEILVLLGRSGCGKTTTLKLINRLLLPTSGEVWVEGKPTSHWNPIQLRRRVGYVIQEVGLFPHFTVARNVGVVPALEKWDRDRIHSRVNQLLELVGLDPRQFAHRYPHELSGGQRQRVGVARALAADPPLLLMDEPFGALDPITRLEIQREFRQLQQQLGKTVVFVTHDVQEAVLLASKIGLMQEGQLMFWGAPEEFVRSPHPEVQAFTQCLQPFNSMPKRESSR, encoded by the coding sequence ATGCCAGAGGTGAGTGAAGTTGCCGTTAAATTTTGGGATGTCACTTATCGTCTCAGGCAGCGTGCTTTAGTCTCGCAACTGAATTTGGAAGTGCCGCGTGGTGAAATCTTAGTTTTGCTGGGGCGTAGCGGCTGCGGCAAGACTACTACCCTGAAGTTGATCAATCGGTTGCTGTTGCCTACGAGTGGCGAAGTTTGGGTAGAGGGCAAACCTACCAGCCATTGGAACCCGATTCAATTGCGGCGACGAGTGGGGTATGTGATTCAAGAAGTGGGATTGTTTCCACATTTCACCGTCGCTCGGAATGTGGGAGTAGTGCCTGCCCTGGAAAAATGGGATCGCGATCGCATTCATTCCCGTGTCAACCAGTTACTAGAACTCGTTGGGCTAGACCCCAGGCAATTTGCCCACCGCTATCCTCATGAACTTTCCGGCGGTCAACGACAACGGGTGGGTGTAGCGAGAGCCTTAGCTGCTGATCCACCGTTATTGTTGATGGATGAACCGTTTGGAGCACTCGACCCGATTACCCGCTTAGAAATTCAACGGGAGTTTCGCCAACTACAACAACAACTGGGCAAAACCGTCGTGTTTGTGACTCATGATGTCCAAGAAGCCGTTCTGCTTGCTTCTAAAATTGGTTTGATGCAAGAGGGGCAATTAATGTTTTGGGGAGCACCAGAAGAGTTTGTGCGATCGCCTCATCCAGAAGTGCAAGCCTTTACCCAGTGCTTACAGCCGTTTAACTCCATGCCAAAGCGAGAATCCAGCCGATGA
- a CDS encoding DEAD/DEAH box helicase, which produces MTLSFQSLGLSEARVQHLEKIGFTTPSAIQAQAIPHLLAGRDVVGQAQTGTGKTAAFSLPILEQIDLNAVGVQALILTPTRELAVQVSQAIRTFNDERRLHILPIYGGQAIDRQIMRLRQGVQVVVGTPGRVLDLLDRGDLKLNNLRWLVLDEADEMLNMGFIDDVEKILTQVPTERHTAFFSATMPPSIRKLVNRFLRSPITVTIEQPKAAPSRINQVAYMVPRGCTKARALQPILELEDPESALIFVRTRRAAAELTSQLQGAGHSVDEYHGDLSQSQRERLLHRFRETQVRWVVATDIAARGIHVDDLTHVINYDLPDSVENYVHRIGRTGRAGKEGTAISLVQPLDRRKLRDIERHIRQSLEIRSIPTRASIEARHIEKLQAQLREALAGERMASFLPIVAQLGEEYDSHAIAAAALQMIYDRSRPSWMQSEAYEDIVTDDKPRLNSGSKPKPVKKVVKTPSAPQASASKNG; this is translated from the coding sequence ATGACTCTTTCGTTTCAAAGTCTCGGCCTCTCTGAAGCCCGCGTTCAACATCTAGAAAAGATCGGTTTTACCACTCCCAGCGCAATTCAAGCCCAGGCCATTCCTCATCTGTTGGCAGGCCGTGACGTAGTAGGCCAAGCCCAGACGGGTACAGGTAAGACTGCTGCTTTCTCGCTGCCAATCCTAGAGCAGATTGATTTGAATGCGGTAGGGGTACAGGCGTTGATCCTAACTCCCACTCGTGAGTTGGCTGTTCAAGTCAGCCAAGCCATCCGTACCTTCAACGATGAGCGACGACTGCACATTCTACCAATCTATGGTGGTCAAGCGATCGATCGCCAAATTATGCGTCTCAGACAAGGCGTACAGGTAGTTGTAGGAACTCCTGGACGAGTATTAGATTTACTTGACCGTGGCGACCTCAAGCTGAATAACCTGCGTTGGTTGGTATTGGATGAAGCCGATGAAATGCTCAATATGGGCTTCATCGACGATGTCGAGAAAATCCTGACTCAAGTCCCTACAGAACGACACACTGCTTTCTTCTCGGCTACCATGCCGCCTTCGATCCGCAAGCTGGTGAACAGATTCTTGCGATCGCCCATCACGGTCACCATCGAACAGCCCAAAGCCGCTCCTTCCCGGATCAACCAAGTGGCTTACATGGTGCCTCGCGGTTGCACCAAGGCTAGAGCTTTGCAACCGATTCTGGAACTAGAAGATCCCGAATCAGCCCTGATCTTTGTGCGGACTCGTCGCGCTGCGGCGGAACTCACCAGCCAACTGCAAGGCGCAGGTCATAGCGTGGATGAATATCACGGTGACCTCAGCCAAAGCCAGCGGGAGCGCCTCTTACATCGCTTCCGGGAGACTCAAGTTCGTTGGGTTGTGGCTACTGACATTGCCGCTCGTGGTATCCACGTTGATGACCTCACCCACGTGATCAACTACGATTTGCCCGATAGCGTCGAGAACTATGTCCACCGGATTGGTCGGACAGGCCGTGCTGGTAAAGAAGGCACAGCCATCTCTCTCGTTCAACCTCTAGATCGTCGCAAACTGCGAGATATTGAGCGTCACATTCGTCAATCTCTAGAGATTCGCTCGATCCCCACTCGCGCTTCGATTGAAGCTCGTCATATCGAGAAGCTACAGGCGCAATTGCGTGAAGCTCTCGCAGGTGAGCGGATGGCCTCCTTCTTGCCCATTGTGGCGCAACTGGGTGAAGAGTACGACTCTCACGCGATCGCTGCTGCTGCTCTGCAAATGATTTACGATCGCAGCCGTCCTTCTTGGATGCAATCTGAGGCTTATGAGGATATCGTCACTGACGACAAGCCTCGTCTCAACTCTGGCTCCAAGCCCAAGCCAGTCAAGAAAGTGGTCAAAACTCCTTCTGCACCCCAAGCATCTGCCTCCAAAAACGGCTAA
- a CDS encoding DUF3386 domain-containing protein, whose product MTVAQVSAPELFRAAYENRYTWDKSFPGYTADATLKHDGQLFTGKVQVSASFKPEVEGIENEDAKQAIHGQLFEIAIHRVRRTFEETHGKNSFSFGDTDETGAVEILMGGKAEGDRYKVRDNEVCLVHRHIHGVVVTINTFSSHDTGEGYLSHRYDSVYHDPQTGEQKGGKSLFEDEYEKVGDFYILNRRAISTETDGQTSTQEFLFSNIQLLEPTAA is encoded by the coding sequence ATGACAGTTGCACAAGTATCCGCTCCAGAGCTTTTTAGAGCTGCTTACGAAAACCGCTATACCTGGGACAAGAGCTTCCCTGGCTATACCGCTGATGCCACCTTGAAGCACGACGGTCAGTTATTTACGGGCAAAGTGCAAGTCAGTGCTAGCTTTAAGCCCGAAGTCGAAGGGATCGAGAACGAAGACGCAAAGCAAGCGATTCACGGTCAACTGTTTGAAATTGCCATTCACCGAGTTCGTCGCACCTTTGAAGAAACCCACGGCAAAAATAGCTTCTCCTTTGGTGATACCGATGAGACGGGTGCTGTGGAAATTTTGATGGGCGGTAAGGCAGAAGGCGATCGCTACAAAGTCCGAGACAATGAGGTGTGCTTGGTTCACCGACACATTCACGGCGTTGTAGTCACCATCAACACGTTCAGCAGCCACGACACGGGTGAGGGCTACCTATCTCACCGCTATGACTCGGTTTATCATGATCCCCAAACAGGTGAGCAAAAGGGTGGCAAGAGCCTGTTTGAAGATGAATACGAGAAGGTGGGTGACTTTTACATCCTGAACCGTCGCGCAATTTCCACCGAAACCGATGGCCAAACTTCTACCCAGGAGTTCCTCTTCTCGAATATTCAACTGTTGGAGCCAACGGCTGCTTAA
- a CDS encoding glycine betaine ABC transporter substrate-binding protein — MRRTVVLGLIASVLSLAIAGCNSSNQRIVVGSKNFTEQVILGELLAQEIEAKTDLEVDRRLNLGGTFVCHQGIVAGELDVYPEYTGTAYTAILKKDPISDPQAVYQQVQQTYAQQFQLEWTEPLGFNNTFAIVIRGDEARKNNLTTLSQATKYTPQWQAGFGYEFLERADGFPGLAKTYNLKFAEQPKVMDLGLLYRALTDKQVDLVAGNSTDGLIDSLGLVVLQDDKQYFPPYEAAPIVRQATLQKHPELRPVFQGLAGKISETEMRRLNYEVDGKRRDVKQVVEEFRKAKNL; from the coding sequence ATGAGAAGAACAGTGGTCTTGGGTTTAATCGCAAGTGTTTTGAGTTTGGCGATCGCAGGCTGTAACTCTAGCAATCAGCGCATTGTAGTCGGCTCCAAAAACTTCACCGAGCAAGTGATTTTAGGGGAGTTGCTGGCTCAAGAAATTGAAGCTAAAACCGATCTCGAAGTCGATCGCCGTTTGAACCTGGGGGGCACCTTTGTTTGTCATCAAGGAATTGTTGCGGGCGAGCTAGACGTTTATCCGGAATATACAGGCACAGCCTACACCGCAATTCTCAAAAAAGATCCCATCAGCGATCCCCAAGCGGTCTATCAGCAGGTACAGCAAACTTATGCTCAGCAGTTTCAGTTGGAATGGACAGAACCACTAGGCTTTAACAATACCTTCGCGATCGTGATTCGGGGTGATGAGGCTCGCAAAAACAATCTCACTACTCTATCTCAAGCCACAAAATATACTCCACAATGGCAAGCTGGGTTTGGCTACGAATTTTTAGAACGCGCCGATGGTTTTCCGGGTTTGGCGAAAACTTATAATCTCAAGTTTGCCGAACAGCCTAAAGTCATGGATCTAGGCTTGCTGTATCGCGCCCTCACCGACAAACAAGTTGATCTTGTCGCCGGAAACTCTACAGATGGCCTCATAGATTCCTTGGGCTTAGTGGTACTGCAAGACGATAAGCAATATTTTCCGCCTTACGAAGCCGCCCCTATCGTTCGCCAAGCCACCCTACAAAAACATCCCGAACTGCGTCCAGTCTTCCAAGGACTTGCTGGCAAAATCTCTGAAACCGAAATGCGTCGCCTCAACTACGAAGTGGATGGCAAGCGCCGCGATGTGAAGCAAGTGGTAGAAGAATTCCGCAAGGCCAAAAACTTGTAA